ATAAGTTTTGGTTTACAATTATAATTGTTTTAGGAAGTTTTAGAGTCTATAAATACTGCTAGTCTAATAAGTTAGTAGGTGAAGAGAAGTGAAGTGGAGAGTTGAGTTGAGTCTAAAGATTAGACTTGAGAAAAATCTTATAGTTGAGATTTGTGAGTTCTACTACTTAATATTTGTTTTGAGTTAAATAAATTATTGATTGTTTGTTCTCCTCCTCTTCCCACATATTTTTTTATATGTATTAGAATTGCTTCCACTGTGTGCACGAGGATTCTTCGTGCCAACATACCCTCCTTCTCCTTATTCATATTAATTCTTGAGCTTAGATAATTGAAGAATTACAGCGAATAGTATGCAccaataaatttatttatttatataaatgcAAGATTTTTGTTTAGTGGATTATAATTTATAGCTTTTTTGTTTCCCTGGTCAGTCATGCAAATAAAcgtttttttttgggtgcacGTAAACGATTAAGTATTTACCTAATGACAACATAGTAAAAGCAATCTACTTGAGATGCAAAAGAACAGGGGTAAATTATGATTAAACAACCTCAAGGGGCTAATTcctaatataatataattgCCTATCCTTTGTGTTCTTCACGTGCTTGGAGGGTCTGGTCGTGAGTCATGACTCAGCATCggaaattatttttattaaacaATTTTGGTTTTAAGGAAAAAGATTCCCACTTGGCGCTTTTCTGAATATTGTGGTTTAATCCCCACATGGTTTTAAAATTGATTTGCTGATTTATGTTTGCTAGATAAACAAATTTTGATCCTCTCTTTTGCAGTTAAATTAACATGGGAGTTTCCTACAAGAAATCAGCAAATCAATTgaatatttttcaaatattttaagCTTTTGATTTCCTTATAAAATTACAAGTAACCCGCAATGGTGGGAGTAAAATAAATGATTTCAATTCAACAATGTAACAAAAATTACATTATTAATAAATACTAATAAAGTTTCTAAATGCAGCTAATGCTCCTATAGCTGTTTTTCTTAACGATCACTCAAAGTTTTACTAGAGATAAGGGAATCCTTCGAATCTTTAGTGAATATTCTGGTGTTTGAATTCTTCAAAACTCCATATGGCACCCACAGTGGTGGTTCCTTAAGGTTTAATCATTGTGCATTTCTAAGGTAGCTGTTCAAAGCATAGTTTATAAAATACGGGACAAATATAATATGAGATATTATAAATGCACAtattatgaaaaatttttgtcaaaaatacaATTAAAAGTTTGGcacaaaaatatgaaaatggAATCTATGAAAATGTTGATTAAAGTATAAAAGTGACAGAAATGATCATCCGTAATGGAACCTatgaaaatgttgaaattacccttgtttaTAAACTCAAATGGATGaagtgaccaaaatatataaacatgaTATGCATAATACTCTAATCCtgtatgattttatattttaccataaaCCCTCTTATGGTTTAATGTTTTACCATGTAactcccttatgattttcactatatatatacataatccTCCTGTGACTAATAAATAATTTTCGAATTTATATAGGgatatttttgatattttaattaacTCCATTATGGATTGCAAATTtcatcactttgacactttaatccaaacgaTGAGGAAGTTTTGTATAGATTTCGAAATCATAGGAGGTTATGTACAAAAACACTAAATCATAGgggataaagtgtaatttgccctataATTTGTGAAATATAATATGTCAAAATTTAATTACGTGTTTTATACAATTAATTGAATAGTATGagtatattttaaaatatttttgaagtgtacaaaatatgaaagtttttGAATTATACATATGAATGTCTATTATATGGGGTGTAATATGAGTATTTACTAACTATTCTTAaaagagggaaagaaaagaaaaaaattagaaaaacttATTGGAAAAATTTCCTTGATATCTCAAAACAATTGCCAAAATAGAAAAACATGTTTTAATATTTGATTTGGATATGAATTTTATCGAAGGTAATTAATATAGAAGTGCATGTTTGGGCTGATAGCGTACAGGTTTTTGATTCCCGGAGCATCTCTTTATGTTTTTTGTGCCTTTGTATTATGATGATAGTAATAATACGGATGGAATTGTTCGCGATGGCCCCAGTGgtagaaagaaaaagagtaaTAGAGAGTTTTCTATTACTTTTATTTTCCCTCTGGGCTCTGGGTGTTGCCCTGTGACAGTGGTAATAGAGGCAACCTTGGTGGTGGTTGTGGAGGTAGAAAAATGGTAGTGTTCGTGAATTTTGGTGGCAGAGAGAATAATATATGACAActctttttttgttaaaaaagaatggtaatttaaaatttttatgtgAAATGTGTATCTTTTCAAAGATTTTGTTACCAAAACCATAAATACAAGAGTGGTCCGCGTAATTGTTGAAATCTTAGAAGaggtttcaaaaaattttcccttttttattcACTTTATCCTTGTGATATTGTTTTAATATTTCCCCTCGAACTTCTCATTTTTCCAACAGTCTCCCTCTGCTTTAATTATGTTGTTTGTATTTGTCCTCATAACTGGAAATTCAGTGCAAAAGGTGACAATTGAAAGGCAAAATCAACATTCTAGAGTAGAAATCTGGCATTATATATATGTTAGCCTATTTGAAAAGCTGAGAGGCCAACATTGCAGTTTCCCTGAGGAACTTGTAAGCTAGTAACAAATAGAAATCAATGTCCTTAAGTTGTGCTGTTAAAAGTAAAGACCAAAACAAATTGTTTTCTTAAACTTTAATATGGATAATAATTTTGCAGTGAACAACAATTGTATGATACTTTGACTAGTACTCATCGCCAATGGATTCTAACAGTTGCACCAATGCCAGATGCAATCCTCTTCAATCTCATCCCTCTGCCTCTCTTCTCAATGGTGTACCTAGCAAGGGCTTCTTGTCACATGCGATCAATCTCTATCTTACTATAAGCTAATTtactacatatatatatatatatatatatatgtgtgtgtgtgcgcgcgCGTGTATGTCTCTTTTAagttagtttattttatttctataaaaaattttgaatcaatAATGTACAAATTTTGTGGCAATTTTGAGGAAATGGAGAATGAGTATTTAATGTGAGAGAATAATTAAGTTCACGATATGTGttgcataaaataaaaaaaaaaggtcaggTTGTGTTCCAAATTAAAGAACTGCATAATGTTGACATACGacttaaacaacaaaaataaattaatgaaTAGCCCATCTCCTTAATTTTACAAATTCTCACATTTGTGTCTATCACTTAGAAATGTTGTGATTTAAACCCGCTTTTTATATGTGGACTCTATTAAAATTACCTTTTACCTCCCAATTGAACATGGAtcgaaaaaaaaatcctcaattgggTTGGAAGTCATTGCTCATTAGAGAATGGCAGCAATGGACTTACATGATTTGCAGATAAACCACCAACAAATGATGGGGAAAATATTCTGGACTCCCAGGCCTATTATTTTGGCTCCATTTCACCGAAATCTGTCACTTGGCCCAACCTGAGCAAGGCTCTACATAATCCTACTCTACTAAACTCAACTTCACGGGCCCTAAGCTCCGTGTcgaatactactcaagcaatcATTTTGTCCTTCTTTTTTACTAATTAGTGTAGATAAATAGATAAAATGTTAACGCATGTTGGATAACGGGCCTCACAAGTAGAAAATTCGTCTAGTTCATACTAGTTTGTGTAATTATTAGAATCACTGGGTGAGACGCACACTCTATGTCTGCGtatattttaggaaaaagtaaataatgaaAAAGATATAAAATAACAAACTAGTTAGAGCAAAAGAATTAATTATAGAGTATTGGGATTTTTTTAATTGAAGTCAGCGGGAAGACTTGGATATGGATGGTACGGAACTTAGAAGTAGCAGTTGTGTTAACATGGATGGTACAGAGTATGAGATGGCAATGTAATACTTCATTATGCAAGGAGAAAATTGGAATAACAAATAATGATAGAATTTTTTAACACAAATTACAACTATTTGTCAAAAAACTCTTGAAAATACTCCCAAAATTATTTCCTTCGCTGGAGCTCGTTTTTCCTTGAATTAAGTTTAGTTTAATTATTATTAACTTGCATTGattgtttattttcattttcaattgtCCAGACTCCCCCAATTACTTCTcatttggaaagaaacaaattttCCTCCTAATCCCTATGAAGACGACGCTATTTgccattgtacttgtttacatCTTTGAGAGCAagattttattattgcacagaccTAACAACTATCAGATGGATTCGGTGGTAAGGAGAAGAGAGTACAAGTAAGAGATTTTGGATTGAAAACCTTCTACTtacactaaaataaaaaaatacactaaaataaaacaaagtGAGAAAATCTCTAGTTACTATGTTTGATCAAACAATGTTACAATGGCGCAACAGCGCAATTGTTTACGATGGAAAGTTTTAAAGAAGATGACGGTTGATTTTTTTCGTCTCTGCATTTGTAGATAGAAAAGCATATTTTGGGAAAATCAAAGCAACATTTTGCTAATCTTATTTGGGTTTGTTTATGTAAGCATTAAAATATGAGAGCCAAGAGTAATTCTCGATGCCTATTGCTAACTTTTGCAATTGTGTTATACCTCAAAGGGGTTATAATGTGAAATTAATTTGACAGAATAATACTTTCGTGTAAAATTCGATGGATCTTTGCACCTATTCAGTTTAATTGATTTGCAGAAAAATGTGAGAAAGTCACTTCAAAAGTAGTTCTTGAgcatttttttggataaattacattttacctcCTGTGGTTTACCtcttttttttacataacccctctatggtttcaaaagctatacataactcTCTTATattttggattaaagtgtcaaagtgacggaaatagtcactcgtaatggaacttctaaaaatgtcgaaccataagggggttatgtatagtttttgaaactatagggggttatataaaaagggtaaaccacgggaggtaaaatataatttacccttttttttttgaagcgaTAGGAATTGTATTGATAAATTCATAACTTTATACTTGTAGAGCAACGGCTCCAAGAGACCATTCAAAAGTGTTAGACACTTTGAGGATTGTTCCATTCCTCATCACCACAAATGCCAATTGCATAAGTACtaacaaatttatttatattgTCATTTGCTATATCTAAACAAAATGAACAATTTTGAAACAAAGAGTTTAAATTGTTGATGTCATCTATCAGGGTTCTGTCCAATTCTTTCCTTAGCCTTGATCAAAGCTATTCTTACTCAACGCCACAAACACCGGCGATGTTGAAGTTGAGAATTGTTAATAGTAAATTTTGAGGTAAACTCTGCAATTTATACAATATATTGGCcaaccccttttttcttttaaatgcGTTTATGAGCTGAACAAGTGGGTTGAAGATGGCAGTGAAATTGTGAAGACAAATTTGGTTAAAGATTGGGAGTCAAATTATGTTCTACTGAATTGTGAAATTTGagaaatgaaaacaaataaagtgaattcTGTATTGCTACTTATTTACCTAGACAAATCGATAATCCAAAATATAAGAACTATCTTTCTGGAAATCACTTTTCTTACCTTACTATTTTCCATTATTAACCAAACCATCAAGAATTCAGCATTTCTAAGGAATTTACCCACCGAACAACTTCGCTACAGAAGCAGTAATTGCAAAGCCAACAGCGATATCATAGCAAGTACCTTATCATAAGCATAAATGGAGTCAAGCAATTATTCTGCATAAGTTTTTTTGTTTATGGAAGTCTCTTGTCAGGCAAaacaaaatactaaaattttttaggCATACAATCCATAGCAAATAAAAGGAGGTCTAATTTTCATATTATATCAGCGGATGCcaatcaaaactgaaaaacaGCAAGCactcaaaatataatcataCAAAATACAGTGAAACTACAACTGCTTCTCAAATCACATAGAAGAAATTGGTCATTCTGAGAGCCAAACAACAGCTGCAGCAAGCACTTGAATGATTGTGGGCCTATCAGATTGGAAGATAACAAAGTACTAATATTAGTAAATTTTCTCTGTGCCAATTTCATTCATaaccaaccaaaaaaaagagaTATATATCTATGAAAAGTCAACATTGTCTGgtctaaaatataaaaattgccAAATCTTTATTCCTTGCAGTGGTGGAGGAGGTAGAAAACTAATCTAGGAAGGGCAAAATATATATCAGCATTgcatgaatataaaaatttattcatcTAGAATAATCACTGATTCAAAAGTAGCTAAAAAACATTAATTAGTAGTTTGTAAGAGTTTCTGGGAGAAAAGCTAGATTGTAAACCaattagaaattaaataaccaCATCAACTATTAGCATAAATTACTATAGAATTCTTCTAAAGCATAAAACCGTTGACAGAAAATTAGATTAGTGAACAAGATAAACAATCTAAATTGTTCGACATCGAATATTTATCCGTTCAAATGCTAACAGTAAagtcataaataaaaaaatcaatgaGATTCTTGTAATATCGATTTTAATGAAACATAAGAAAATGTAATGTAAGTATGAATAATATAACAGAATTATTAGATTTCAAACTTTTTAGAGAGTTGAAACAATTGCTAGTAGAAAGAGAGAGGTTTTGggatcaaaattttcaaaaggtaAGGAAAGGAAATATTTGGTTTCCAATCACAAGATAGTTTATTGGGAAAAAATTCCTTCGAAAGATATTGATTTGATGTTAGAATCGCCTTGTTTTAGTTAATTGGTAACAGGCATCTACTACTTTACGTTACAATTGCTACGTTATTCttttattaatataatttattaagcTTCTttgtttgggaaaaaaaatctttagAAATCTTTGGAAaaacaagtcacaaatcacaatCGGTGTATAAAAGTGAAAAAAGTTAAGTGTGCGAGTTAAGTGTTAGATGTGAGAAACAGAGTATAAGTGCTTTTATAGGAACTTACTCAACGGAAATTCCTCCTCAGGCGAGTAGTCTTTACCCATATTTTGTCACAGGCACTTTCTATAAACTTGAAGTATGCATAGCGCCATGACTTCTTGAAGAGAAGGATTCCCAAAACTCCCGACAGCCCGGCAGCAAAACCCGGTCCTATTCCAGCATAAAACCAAGACCAATCAAACTCGCTGTGGCCTTTATCATCATGAATGGGCCCATTTTTGGTAGGCGATTTGTGTTCCCAGCAGTTGTTTGGGAGCGGTTTGCCACAAAGTCCACTGTTTCCTTCATAGATGGATGGATCGGTCAAGGTCTGAAGTTGATTTCCTGATGGTATTGGCCCTGAAAGTTTATTGTGTGACAAATTCAGAGAGTTCAATGAGTACAAATCAGATAAGCTTTCGGGGATTGCACCGAAGAGTGCATTCATTGATAGATCAAGTGTTTCAAGTTGCTTCAAGTTGCCAATCTTCTCGGGGATCCTTCCAGTCAAATGATTTTGTGAAAGATTCAAAACTTGCAATTGAACCAGCTCCATTATCTCATCAGGGATCTCACCAACTAAATTATTTGCTGAGAGGCTTACGGATTTAACAAACCGAAGCCTTTCTGGTGAATACTCAACTTCTCTTCCTCCCTTAATGTCTTGAAAGATTTCGtctgaaaaaattttgtaaccTCCATCTATCCCTAGTACCATGGCACTAATGTTGTTAAAGCAGTGAGGAATAAATCCACTCAAGTTATTATGTGCTAAGTTTAGCAGTTGAAGTTGTGAGAGTTGGCAGAGTGTATCAGAAATAGGTCCATGGAAGTTATTTGACTGAAATCTTAGACACATTAAATTTGATAACCTTTCCCCAATCCAAGCTGGTATAATATCCTTCAGTTCATTGTCTCCGagatcaagaattttcaaatttctcagATGCTGCATTGAGGCAGGGAGCTTCCCAACCAATTTGTTTCCATTCAAAAGTAGCTTAGAAAGTCCCCACAAGTTACCCAGTGAACTCGGAATTTGACCGGATAAACTGTTATTTGCCAAGTTTAGGAACTCCAGGTCTCGCAAGTTTCCTAGACACAGAGGAACTCTTTCGGACAGAAGATTGTTGGATAGATCCAATTCTGATAAATATTCCATCTTGCACAAGTCTTCAGGGATAGTACCTGTGAAACGGTTATCGTTTAGGAAGAGAGACCGTACAACCGAAGTTTGACCAACTTCAAGCTGCGGAATATGTCCAGTAAGAAAATTGTGTGAAAGATCTAAAACTGAAATATCCAACGGAAACGGTTTCAGAGATCCGTCCAATTTGTTGGAGCTTAGAGATATATATCGATAACGTAATAAATAGTCAACGGAAGCTATTTGACTATGCTTCAACTGTTTGAACTCCAAAGGATTTCCAGTTAGGCTGTTGCTGGAGAGTTCTAAAATCGGAATATTATAACAAAGCACTCGAAACCAGCTGGGTATGGCATCTGAAATGCTCGCGTTCTGCAAGTCTAACACCTCAAGCTCCTTCTGCAGCCGAAGCCAAGCTGGAAACCTGGGTCCCACCATGATGGATTGCATCCGAATTTCATGGAGTTGAAATGGAGGAACCCACGAGGAGCTCACGTTCAGAGCGAGTGAGTTTCCGGCTAGGTCCAGTGACTCTAGCTCTCGGAGTTTTGCAAAATGGTCTTCAGATAGGACACCAGTTAATGAATTGTAACCAACTTCAAATGCTTGTAGCTTCGTCATGACAGGTCGtcaacctgtgcaataataaaattaaacctaattgccagttaaaatgaccaaaacccaattccaagtactggagcagggactctaggtgtgcaatgggttacttgattcaccctgttcccgaagagtttgcttgatccgatatacccgaatggaaTGGTTATTCCTTTTCACAAATGATTAGGAATTTGtagacagggcaagtagggtcgtatccacaGAGACTGGGTATATTTGTTTCTTAAGAAATCCAAAGTAACACAGGGGGTGATTTTGTAGGAACGAcgataattaaataaattcaaatgagaaagtaaaaataaataattaactagaaATTAAACCACAATTTACTGAACTCAGGATAACAATAGTTAAAGGCctcaattaattaaaataaggaaacaatcaaaaataaaataaagtaggtAATTAAAAGTCAAATGGCAATCCACTACAATCAAGGAAATATTAACtaaagatctagccaagaaataacttcagcaatggttcacctaatcgatc
This portion of the Coffea eugenioides isolate CCC68of chromosome 11, Ceug_1.0, whole genome shotgun sequence genome encodes:
- the LOC113752417 gene encoding receptor-like protein EIX2; translation: MTKLQAFEVGYNSLTGVLSEDHFAKLRELESLDLAGNSLALNVSSSWVPPFQLHEIRMQSIMVGPRFPAWLRLQKELEVLDLQNASISDAIPSWFRVLCYNIPILELSSNSLTGNPLEFKQLKHSQIASVDYLLRYRYISLSSNKLDGSLKPFPLDISVLDLSHNFLTGHIPQLEVGQTSVVRSLFLNDNRFTGTIPEDLCKMEYLSELDLSNNLLSERVPLCLGNLRDLEFLNLANNSLSGQIPSSLGNLWGLSKLLLNGNKLVGKLPASMQHLRNLKILDLGDNELKDIIPAWIGERLSNLMCLRFQSNNFHGPISDTLCQLSQLQLLNLAHNNLSGFIPHCFNNISAMVLGIDGGYKIFSDEIFQDIKGGREVEYSPERLRFVKSVSLSANNLVGEIPDEIMELVQLQVLNLSQNHLTGRIPEKIGNLKQLETLDLSMNALFGAIPESLSDLYSLNSLNLSHNKLSGPIPSGNQLQTLTDPSIYEGNSGLCGKPLPNNCWEHKSPTKNGPIHDDKGHSEFDWSWFYAGIGPGFAAGLSGVLGILLFKKSWRYAYFKFIESACDKIWVKTTRLRRNFR